In Desmonostoc muscorum LEGE 12446, the genomic window AAGATTTAGTGGGAACAGTCATTAATCCCAAGTTTATTGCCCAAGCCGAAAAAGTCGTTAATGTCAGCGCCAATCTCACCGACAAGCAAAAGCTGATTGCAGAATTTTGGGAAGACCAAATTGGCAGTTCCTTCCCCGCAGGTTCCTGGATGACCTTTGGGCAATTTGTGTCGGCGCGGGATAATCATACCCTTGATGATGATGCTAAACTCTTCTTTACTTTAGGAAATGGCGTCTTTGATGCAGGAATTGCTACTTGGGAAGCTAAAAGATTTTACGACTATGCTCGTCCAGTACGGGTAATACGCTCTCTAGGCGAACTAGGTCTAATTGGGGAATACAATAAAGAACTGGGAGGTTATGCCATCCAAGCTTGGAAACCAGGACAAGGAACTCAGACAATTTTGGCAACCGACTTTGTGACCTATCAACTCCCTGGTAGCAATCCTTCGCCGCCTTTTCAAGAATACACCTCTGGTCACAGTGGATTTAGTGGTGCAGGTTCGATAATTCTTGAGCTATTCACAGATTCAGACTACTTTGGTGGCAACGTCACCTTTGAGCCTGGATTGTCTCGTTTTGAACCTGGGATCACACCTGAAAAAGCTGTTACCTTGGAGTGGGACACTTTTTCCGACGCAGCAATTGAAGCTGGTGCCTCCCGCATCTACGGTGGGATTCATTTTGATGAAGGAAATCTTAATGGTCAGATTGTAGGGCAAAAAGTTGGTTTGAGTGTTTGGAAGCAAGCACAGTTTTTTATTGAAGGTGGTAAGGAGCAGAAAATCATTTTTGGCACCAAGGATTCAGATAGACTGGTTGGTACAAATGCTGATGAAAAGATTTATGCTCGTTCTGGTAATGACATTGTGATTGCTGGCTTAGGCGATGATCAAATCTTTGGTGGTGATGGTGATGACCGCATTTATGGTGGCGGTGGCGATGATCTTATCAAAGGTGGTCTAGGTAATGATCGCATTGAGGGTGGTAATTGTGATGACATTATCAGAGGTGGTCTAGGTAACGATCGCATTAAGGGTGGTAAGGGTCGTGATACCTTCGTCCTAGCTGCTGGTGAAGGTACTGACACGATTATTGATTTCCAGATTGGTAAGGATCTCCTTGGTCTGGCTGATGGTCTAAAATTCGGTGAGTTATCTATTTATTCAAGGGGAAACCGAACGCTGATTGGGTTTGAAGACCAAACGCTAGCTATCGTCAATGGAGTGAGAAATAGCCTCACAAGTGCAGATTTTATTCTGCTCTGAAAACTGTGACTAAGAATAGAACTAGCCCTTTCAAGGTGTTGTGCGATGGGCAGATTTGTAGTTTGGTAAAAAGAGGTGCAAATCTATGTTTGGTTTTTTCGCCTCGTCTTACTTAATTCGTTTCGGCATTAGTCATCTTTGCGCCTACTTCTTTTATCGTAAGCTATTAGCCAGATATGATATCAGGTAATTAGATCAAG contains:
- a CDS encoding DUF6851 domain-containing protein, with amino-acid sequence MAHTLNQNQSVELILDPILQGVTVNDPTPTISVLWDKAAQQAVSNAIVGPTIADRVYSMVHTSMFDAWAAYDPIAIATQLGDQLQRPQVENTEANKKEAMSFAAYRTLKDLFPSQVSIFDELMGKLGFNPNDTTTDTAKAAGIGNVSADALLKFRHEDGSNQLGNNPNGTLGVPYSDITGYKSVNSPGNIIDIARWTPEKVPIDAPPGQGRVQRVLGANWSGVTSFSLKSNSQFRPPAPQPFLLVDGTVDLQAKTITLKNGQVLPISKDLVGTVINPKFIAQAEKVVNVSANLTDKQKLIAEFWEDQIGSSFPAGSWMTFGQFVSARDNHTLDDDAKLFFTLGNGVFDAGIATWEAKRFYDYARPVRVIRSLGELGLIGEYNKELGGYAIQAWKPGQGTQTILATDFVTYQLPGSNPSPPFQEYTSGHSGFSGAGSIILELFTDSDYFGGNVTFEPGLSRFEPGITPEKAVTLEWDTFSDAAIEAGASRIYGGIHFDEGNLNGQIVGQKVGLSVWKQAQFFIEGGKEQKIIFGTKDSDRLVGTNADEKIYARSGNDIVIAGLGDDQIFGGDGDDRIYGGGGDDLIKGGLGNDRIEGGNCDDIIRGGLGNDRIKGGKGRDTFVLAAGEGTDTIIDFQIGKDLLGLADGLKFGELSIYSRGNRTLIGFEDQTLAIVNGVRNSLTSADFILL